The proteins below come from a single Necator americanus strain Aroian chromosome V, whole genome shotgun sequence genomic window:
- a CDS encoding hypothetical protein (NECATOR_CHRV.G17493.T1), whose protein sequence is MLALRTLGTARFHLIRCASSFTQIPTNAGKVPPTLEEFDPLNPGEWQLGAAGKILPRLPEGTKVGKLVMGKYGLYDPQLRKRVEVYSKALAEGKKSEEAGPFDRAVTRIVKVLGTMCFIIGIYNLFTLAYGKLLPPYSYMNAPRK, encoded by the exons ATGCTAGCCCTGCGTACCCTCGGAACAGCtcgttttcatttgattcgATGTGCTTCATCTTTCACGCAGATCCCAACTAACGCTGGAAAG gTACCTCCTACTCTCGAGGAGTTTGACCCACTTAATCCTGGAGAATGGCAGCTTGGA GCAGCTGGTAAGATCCTTCCTCGTCTTCCCGAAGGTACCAAAGTGGGAAAACTAGTGATGGGCAAGTATGGTCTGTATGATCCTCAACTTCGAAAACGAGTTGAAGTTTATTCC AAGGCTCTcgctgaaggaaaaaagtcgGAGGAAGCAGGTCCATTTGATCGTGCAGTGACCAGAATTGTGAAGGTGCTTG GTACCATGTGTTTCATCATTGGTATCTACAACCTATTTACTCTTGCTTACGGAAAGCTCCTACCTCCTTACTCCTACATGAATGCACCAAGGAAATAA